The Phyllobacterium zundukense genome contains the following window.
TACTTGCTCAGATGTTCGTTGTTACCGTTGTCGCCCCAGCCTTGAACCTTGTCGGCGACGAGCCAGAAATTGGCGTCGTTGACCAGCGGAGCAATCGGCTGGTCGCGCATTAGCAGAGCTTCGGCTTCGTGCAGGATCTTCGAGCGGGCTGCCGGGTCGCGTTCCTCGTAGGATTTCTTCATCAGCGCATCGAATTCCGGATTTTCATAGTGTCCGTAATTGAAGGTCTTGTTGCTGCTGACATTAAGGTTGAGGAAGTTTTCGGCATCAGCATAGTCGGCAGTCCAGCCGGCGCGCGCGACATTGAATTTTCCGCCTTCCTGCAGGTAGGCGTAATGGGCGCTGATGTCGAGATTCGTCAACGTTACATTGGCACCGAACGTCTTCTTCCACATGTCGGCAACGGCGGTTGCTGCCTTCTGGTGGTTCGGATTGGTGTTGTAGCGGATTTCGATATTCAAAGGCTTGCCGCCTTCGCCATATCCGGCTTCCTTCATCAGCTCCACTGCTTTGTCTTCACGATCAAGCTGGGACATGCTGGCAAAATCGGCCTTCGAGGGTTCACCATAGTTTTCGAGACCCGGAGGAACGAGCGAGTAGATCGGCATTTTCGAGTCGTTGAAAATATCGTGCGAGAGGAATTCGCGATCGACCGACATGGAAAGTGCGCGACGAACACGGACATCGTTGAAAGGCTCGGTGCGTGTATCGAAAGGATAGTAGTATGTGGCGAAGGCAGGTGTCACATGAACCTGTTTTGCATTCGCCTTGCGCAAGCGGTCGATCTGATCGGTGGAGAAGTTATAGACGAGGTCGAGTTCACCGGCTTCATAACGGCGGACAGCGGCAGCCTGGTCTTCCTGCGGGTAGAAGATGACCTTGTCGAGCTTGACGTTGGCGGCGTCCCAGTAGTTTTCGTTCTTGAGCACGGTCAGGTGATCGTTCGGCACGTGTTCGGTAAGCTTGAACGCGCCATTGCCAACGAGCTTGCCCGGCTTGACGAAATCAGCGCCGTTCTTTTCGAAGCTTGCCTTGTTGATCGGGAGCGCTGTCTGGTGCGACAGAAGTTCGATGAAGAAGGGGGTCGGGCGCTCCAGCGTGATCTCGAGCGTCTTGTCGTTGATTGCCTTCATGCCAAGCTGATCGACGGGAACTGTCCCCTTGTTGATCGCTTCGGCATTCTTGATGGGATAGAGAATGTTCGCATAGCCGGCTGCGGTCTTCGGATCTTCGACGCGGCGCATTGAGAAGATGAAGTCTTCGGCAACCACTGGCGATCCATCGGACCACTTGGCATTATCGCGGATCTTGAAGGTGTAGACGGTGCCGTCATCGGACACGGTCCAGCTTTCGGCTGCGCCCGGCACGATCTTGCCGTTCGCATCGTAGACGGTCAGGCCCTCATAGAGGTCCTTAACGATGAAAGCTTCGATATCGATGGAAGTCTGCGACTGGTCGAGGGTCTGCGGCTCGCCGCTATTGCCACGATGGAGCACCATTTCGGCCAAGGCGGGGCTTGCGCCCAACATCAGCGATCCGAGCAGCAATGCCGCACGGAGATTGAGTTTCATTAAGGTCATTTTTCTGTTCCTTCCCCTCTAAGAGAATTGCGAAGGCATGAACAAAGGCCAAAAAATGGCCAAACGCAAGCAGGGGCTAATGCTTTCGTAGTAATATTTTTTCGAAGAGGGGATTACGGTAACGTCAACGAATTGTTGCACTATATGGACCAAAGCGAGATTTAGCGCCGTTTTTGGCTTGAAATGCGGCATTCTCGACTCGTATGACAGTCATATCGGAATTTGTGGAAAACCCGGCTGGAACACCTAATGACTGGACGCAGGGGCCGACGAGGGCATTCTCGGTGGCGCCGTGCACCGGAGCGTCTTGGGGGCTGGCGAGCAGCCACTGAAAATCAAGATTCCAGTAAAAATTATTGTATGGAGAACTATTACAATATTGCTTTTCGTTGCCGGAAACAGTTTTCTGTCGTCTGCCTCGGATCGATGCGTCTGTTTAATTCATATTGAAAGCGATTTACATGCTCAAGGCGGAATGGGAAGATAGAAACGGTGGCAGGTTGCCCCCATCAAACATCTGGAAAGAATACTTAGCCATCATCTTTGTTGTTATTGTTGTCGCGGAGCTGGCGCAGCAGTCTATCTGGGTTCCGATACTATCCTGGATAAGTTCGGACAGCTTGCTGGAACTAACCCTGACCCGGTATCCGAGACCTTTTATTCCCGTCTGGAGATCGAGCCGTTGCCCAGTGCAGTTGTTAACCGCAATCCGATGGCCGGGCATATTGCGGTCCTGCTTCGTGAACCTTGTGACTGGAACGCAACGTACGAATTTGCAGGCGCCTTGCAGCAAGCGGGCTACCAACGCGAGGCTGCGAAGGTATTCCAGGCCTATTCGGCTAAATGTCGGCCATCTGATGTTGCACTCTACCGTGCGGCCGACATTCTCTATGGATTGAGTGACTTTCCAGCGGCCATCAAGGTAACGGACGATTTGCTCGCTATGTCCCCGGACCTGCCGCAATTCCACTACCTGCGGGCGCAGATACTCCAGGGCACCAAGCGCTACAAGGAAGCGATTGACGCTTACGACTCTACGATTGGTTTGGCGGAAGATATCAACTCGATCAACAGCGAGGTCTTTCGCCAGCTTTCAGCCAGTTATGCGGCTTTGGGCGACTATTGCGAAGCAATTACCCCTATCCAGACCTGGATGGGGCTAGATCCCGCGGCGAACGATACACAACGCACGCGGAAAATTCTCAAGGATTACAGCGCGAAAGGCAAATGCGAATTGTCTCACGCAACGGGAAGCGATCGCTTTCCAACGCAAGGGCAGAATGTGATCACGGCCAAGGTGATGATCAACGGCGTGCCGGGAATCTTCATTGTCGATACCGGCGCGAGCTTTGTCTCGTTGTCGAAGAAGTTCGCCGAGCGCGCGAAACTGCCCCTGTCCGGAAATTACTCTATCCGCATGCAGACAGCCAACGGCATAGCGATGGCGCAGCGAAGCTCGATTTCCAAGGTTCAGATCGGCCGGATTTCGGCGGAAGGTGTAGCTGCGGTGGTCATGGCCGCAGGGGAAGATGCCGGCGACGGCATTGACGGATTATTGGGACGTTCGTTCTTATCCCGTTTCGATGTGAGCTTTGGCGAGAAAGAATGGCGCATCGAAAGCAAGAAACAATAGGAATCATTCCGCTGTTTCTGAATCACGCAGCAGGGCTTCAAGCGTTTCCAGCCGGTCGGCTTCGATGGGCGGCTTGTCCCAGCGCAGGCGCGAAATGCGCGGGAACCGCATGGCAACGCCGGATTTGTGCCGCTTGGAGCGGTTGAGGCCTTCGAACGCCACCTCAAGCACGAGGCCATGTTCGGGTTCGGCCCGCACGGAGCGCACGGGGCCGAAACGCTCGGTCGTGTTGTTGCGCACGAAAGCGTCAAGCTGCTTCAACTCTTCATCGGTGAAGCCGAAATAGGCCTTGCCAACGGGAACCAGTTGCGGCTCGCTTTCCGGTCCTGTCCAGACGGCGAAGGTATAATCGGAATAGTAGCTCGAACGCTTGCCATGGCCGCGCTGCGCATAAACAAGCACGGCATCGATGATGAAGGGATCGCGCTTCCACTTGAACCACGGACCTTTTGGCCGACCCGGGACATAGGCCGACGAGCGCTGCTTCAGCATCAGCCCTTCGATGATCGGATGCGGCGGGTTCTTGCGCAGTTCGACGAGGTCCTCGAAGTTTTCGAAAGGAACCAGCGGCGAAAGGTCGAAGCGCGTCGGCTCCAGCTGTTTGACGAAGAATTCGAGGCGGGTGCGCCGTTCCGCAAACGAAAATGCGCGGATATCCTCCTTGCCGTCAAAAAGCAGATCGTAGAGCCGGACAAAGGCGGGATGGCTTTCAAGCTGCTTGGCCGAGACGGTCTTGCGGTTGAGGCGTTGCTGCAGGTCGCCGAAAGCGCCGATCTCGATCGCGGCATCGACGCTGCGCGCGACGAGCAATTCGCCGTCGAGCGTGCCTTCGAAACTCATGAAATCCGCAATGTCGGGAAAGGCATGGGAGATATCGTCGCCGGTGCGCGAATAGATACGGCATTTTCCGCCCTCAGCCGTCAGTTGCACGCGAATGCCGTCCCACTTCCACTCGGCGGCGTAATCCTCCGCATTGATTCTGGCATAGTCCGGTTCTTCGAGCGGTGTCGACAGCATCACCGGGCGGAACGGCGCCGCGGCCAGGCTTTCCGGCTTGTCGGCAGTCTTTTCAAGCCAGGCGAATAACGGCTGGTAGGGCGGCTTCAGGCCATGCCATAGCTCTTCGATCTCGGTGACATCGACTTCGCCGAATTGTGCCAGCGCCTGTTTGGCAAGCCGGGCCGAAACCCCGATGCGCATGCCGCCGGTGACGAGCTTCAGCAGCGCGTAGCGGGCGGAGGCGTCGAGCTGGTCCAGCCATTTTTCAACGAGGCGCACGGCGTCGCTGCGCGAAGCATGTTCCAGAGAAGTGACGATATCGCCGAGCGTCGGCACGGCATTGGCACGCAGCGGTTCGTCGGTTGACCAGACCAGCGAGATGGTTTCTGCAAGATCGCCGACATAGTCGTAGGAATAAGCAAAAAGCTGCGCGTCCATGCGCTCGGCAATCAAGGCGCGGATCATCGCAGGCTTGACGTTGGCTATGTTGAGATCGCCGGTGATGGCGGCAAGCGCAAGGCCCCGGTCCGGATCAGGCGTATCGCGGAAATAGTCAACGAGGAGCGTCAACTTCCCGTTGCGCGCAGGCGTCAAAACAAGGCGATCAAGGAGTTGGGCAAATTCCTCCATCAATCGCCCTCGTCTTCGTAGCCAACGAGGTGCAAGGGCCGTGCGGCGAAATCGTTCAGCTCGCACCAGCGCACCAAAGCTTCCTCGCGTCCGTGGGTGACCCAAACTTGGGCAGGTCCAAGCTCGGTGATCGTGCCGGTCAACTCGTCCCAGTCGCAATGGTCGGAAAGAATGATCGGCAGCTCGACACCGCCCTGGCGCGCCCGCTGGCGAATGCGCATCCAGCCCGAGGCAAAGCATGAGACCGGATCGGGAAAACGCCTCGCCCAGCGATCGAGAAAGGCCGAGGGAGGCCCGATGACGATAGCGCCGGCGAAATCCTGCACGCTACCTGTCTCGGTCGTCGCCGGTGCCAGAGATCCGAGATCGATGCCTTGCGATTGATAGTAGTCGCAGAGCTTCTCGAGTGCGCCGTGGATATAGATCGTCCGGTCGTAGCCGGCATCGCGCAGCATACGGATGACGCGCTGAGCCTTCCCCAGCGCATAGGCGCCGACGAGATGCGAGCGCTCGGGAAACTGTTCGACCGATTTGAGCAGCTTGGCGATCTCGTCGCGGCTGTCGGGATGGCGGAATACGGGGAGCGCGAAGGTTGCTTCGGTGATGAAGACGTCGCAAGCGACGGGTTCAAAACCGAGGCATGTCGGATCGGCGCGGCGCTTGTAGTCTCCGGAGGCGACGATACGCATGCCATCCTTCTCCACAGCGATCTGCGCCGATCCGAGCACATGGCCAGCCGGGTGAAAACTGACGCTGACGCCATTGACTTCGATGGATTTGCCAAGCTCTGCAGCCTGTGTTTCG
Protein-coding sequences here:
- a CDS encoding TIGR02281 family clan AA aspartic protease, which produces MPSAVVNRNPMAGHIAVLLREPCDWNATYEFAGALQQAGYQREAAKVFQAYSAKCRPSDVALYRAADILYGLSDFPAAIKVTDDLLAMSPDLPQFHYLRAQILQGTKRYKEAIDAYDSTIGLAEDINSINSEVFRQLSASYAALGDYCEAITPIQTWMGLDPAANDTQRTRKILKDYSAKGKCELSHATGSDRFPTQGQNVITAKVMINGVPGIFIVDTGASFVSLSKKFAERAKLPLSGNYSIRMQTANGIAMAQRSSISKVQIGRISAEGVAAVVMAAGEDAGDGIDGLLGRSFLSRFDVSFGEKEWRIESKKQ
- a CDS encoding ligase-associated DNA damage response exonuclease codes for the protein MLKRPEALLCSTPAGLYSPAGDFHIDPVRPVERALITHGHSDHARSGHRSVMATQQTLDIMGLRYGANFAGETQAAELGKSIEVNGVSVSFHPAGHVLGSAQIAVEKDGMRIVASGDYKRRADPTCLGFEPVACDVFITEATFALPVFRHPDSRDEIAKLLKSVEQFPERSHLVGAYALGKAQRVIRMLRDAGYDRTIYIHGALEKLCDYYQSQGIDLGSLAPATTETGSVQDFAGAIVIGPPSAFLDRWARRFPDPVSCFASGWMRIRQRARQGGVELPIILSDHCDWDELTGTITELGPAQVWVTHGREEALVRWCELNDFAARPLHLVGYEDEGD
- a CDS encoding cisplatin damage response ATP-dependent DNA ligase; amino-acid sequence: MEEFAQLLDRLVLTPARNGKLTLLVDYFRDTPDPDRGLALAAITGDLNIANVKPAMIRALIAERMDAQLFAYSYDYVGDLAETISLVWSTDEPLRANAVPTLGDIVTSLEHASRSDAVRLVEKWLDQLDASARYALLKLVTGGMRIGVSARLAKQALAQFGEVDVTEIEELWHGLKPPYQPLFAWLEKTADKPESLAAAPFRPVMLSTPLEEPDYARINAEDYAAEWKWDGIRVQLTAEGGKCRIYSRTGDDISHAFPDIADFMSFEGTLDGELLVARSVDAAIEIGAFGDLQQRLNRKTVSAKQLESHPAFVRLYDLLFDGKEDIRAFSFAERRTRLEFFVKQLEPTRFDLSPLVPFENFEDLVELRKNPPHPIIEGLMLKQRSSAYVPGRPKGPWFKWKRDPFIIDAVLVYAQRGHGKRSSYYSDYTFAVWTGPESEPQLVPVGKAYFGFTDEELKQLDAFVRNNTTERFGPVRSVRAEPEHGLVLEVAFEGLNRSKRHKSGVAMRFPRISRLRWDKPPIEADRLETLEALLRDSETAE
- a CDS encoding peptide ABC transporter substrate-binding protein, with the translated sequence MTLMKLNLRAALLLGSLMLGASPALAEMVLHRGNSGEPQTLDQSQTSIDIEAFIVKDLYEGLTVYDANGKIVPGAAESWTVSDDGTVYTFKIRDNAKWSDGSPVVAEDFIFSMRRVEDPKTAAGYANILYPIKNAEAINKGTVPVDQLGMKAINDKTLEITLERPTPFFIELLSHQTALPINKASFEKNGADFVKPGKLVGNGAFKLTEHVPNDHLTVLKNENYWDAANVKLDKVIFYPQEDQAAAVRRYEAGELDLVYNFSTDQIDRLRKANAKQVHVTPAFATYYYPFDTRTEPFNDVRVRRALSMSVDREFLSHDIFNDSKMPIYSLVPPGLENYGEPSKADFASMSQLDREDKAVELMKEAGYGEGGKPLNIEIRYNTNPNHQKAATAVADMWKKTFGANVTLTNLDISAHYAYLQEGGKFNVARAGWTADYADAENFLNLNVSSNKTFNYGHYENPEFDALMKKSYEERDPAARSKILHEAEALLMRDQPIAPLVNDANFWLVADKVQGWGDNGNNEHLSKYLSIKE